Proteins from a single region of Acidobacteriota bacterium:
- a CDS encoding GxxExxY protein, which translates to PDLIAFDAIVVDTKVIDQITDHERGLMLNYLRITKLRVGVILNFKHRKLEWHRIAL; encoded by the coding sequence CCCGACCTCATTGCGTTTGATGCCATCGTCGTGGATACGAAAGTGATCGACCAAATTACCGACCACGAACGTGGACTGATGCTAAACTATCTGCGGATAACCAAGCTCCGTGTTGGTGTCATCCTCAATTTCAAGCACCGCAAACTAGAGTGGCACCGAATCG